A single window of Deltaproteobacteria bacterium DNA harbors:
- a CDS encoding enoyl-CoA hydratase/isomerase family protein: MMYENILLTIEDGFAYVTINRPDKMNAVNNATVEELDDALSKIEQDPDIRVMILTGAGEKAFVAGADIMEVKARNSLLGRSETRRRQEVYTRIEQLEIPSIAAINGWALGTGLELAMACTMRVASAKARMGQPEVKLGIMPGAGGTQRLPRLVGMGIAMEIILTGDPIKADRALAIGLVNKVVEPDQLLDEVKALATTLAARPKLALQYAKEAVLRYAEGSLSQGLAHESYLHALSCGTEDKQEGVAAFLEKRDPAFKGK; the protein is encoded by the coding sequence ATGATGTATGAAAATATATTGCTTACGATAGAAGATGGATTTGCCTATGTAACCATCAACCGTCCGGATAAGATGAACGCCGTGAACAATGCCACGGTGGAGGAGCTTGATGATGCGCTTTCGAAGATCGAGCAGGATCCGGATATTCGGGTGATGATTTTAACCGGCGCCGGAGAGAAAGCTTTTGTGGCTGGTGCCGATATCATGGAAGTGAAAGCGCGCAACAGCCTGCTGGGGCGATCCGAAACGCGACGCCGGCAGGAAGTGTACACGCGCATCGAGCAGCTGGAAATACCGTCCATTGCCGCCATCAACGGTTGGGCATTGGGAACGGGCCTTGAGTTGGCCATGGCATGCACCATGCGGGTGGCCTCGGCCAAAGCCCGCATGGGACAGCCGGAGGTGAAACTTGGGATCATGCCGGGTGCCGGTGGAACCCAGCGTTTGCCGAGGCTGGTGGGAATGGGGATCGCCATGGAGATCATTCTGACTGGGGACCCTATCAAGGCGGATCGAGCACTGGCCATTGGGCTTGTGAACAAGGTGGTGGAGCCGGATCAGTTGTTGGACGAAGTCAAGGCGTTGGCAACGACCCTTGCGGCAAGGCCAAAACTGGCCTTACAGTACGCCAAGGAAGCAGTCCTGCGCTATGCCGAGGGATCGCTAAGTCAAGGCCTGGCGCATGAATCTTATCTGCATGCGCTTTCATGCGGCACTGAGGACAAGCAGGAAGGTGTCGCCGCATTTCTGGAAAAAAGGGATCCGGCATTTAAAGGCAAGTAA